The genome window GTTGATCATATAAGTAATGGTCGTGCTGCATGGAATGTTGTAACGACTGCCGATGCTACTGGTCAAACTGCTTTGAACTTCAGTCGTGAAAAGCACTGGGAACATGATCATCGCTATGAACGTGCGGAAGAGTTCGTTGATGTTGTCCAAGGGTTATGGGATTCTTGGGAAGATAATGCATTTGTTTACAATAAAGAAACCGGACAGTTTTTTAATCCAGAGAAAGTTCATGAACTTCATTATAAAGGGGAGTATTTCTCTGTAAAAGGACCGTTAAATATTGCCAGATCGATTCAAGGGCAACCAGTTATTATTCAAGCAGGGGCATCGATTCCAGGACAGAGACTAGCAGCACGTACAGCAGAGGTAGTTTTCACACATTGGGATAATATAGAACAATCAAAGCAATTTTACAAAAAACTAAAATCGCAATTAAAGGACTTTGACAGAAGTGAGGATGAGTTGCACATCTTCCATGGAATATCGCCAATTATCGGTGAAACAGAGGAAATTGCACTTAAAAAATATGAAGCATTACAAAATCTTATTGATCCATATGAAAGTTTGAAATTTGTTTCAGGCTATATGGGAAACGTAGACTTTTCAAAATACACCTTAAATACGCCTGCAAAAGAAGTAGATTTTCCGGAAGTAAATAGCATTCAAAGCCAATTTAATGAAATGAAGAAGATTATTGATGAAGAAGATCTAAAGGTTGGCGACCTGTATACGAGATTTTTTGGCGCTGCAAAGCGGGACGCGTTCATTGGGACACCAACACAAGTTGCGAATGAAATAGAGAGTTGGTTTACGGAGAAAGCAGCAGATGGGTTCATGATTCAATTTCCTTTGTTGCCGAGTGGTTTGCAGGATTTTGTTAATTTAGTTGTTCCGATATTGCAGGAAAGAGGTTTATACCGTTTGGATTATGAAGGTGAGACATTACGTGACCATCTCGGATTAAAAAAACCGAGAAATCGATTTGTAACGGAAGAGTCATATAAATCAAAAGCTTGAAATGAGGAAAGATTTCATGTAATAGGGTGATAGAGATGATATGCCTTCGAATCTTTTAGTAAAGAAAAGTAATAGTCGATCAGCTTTTTTAGCTGATCGACTATTACTTTTGAGGAAATTTCAGTTTTAATGAATGAATTTCGCTCCATTTCTTCTTGACCGCCTATTAAAATCTCTATAATATGGAGAAGATTAGTACATATTAAGACAAATTAAATTGAATTTTCGGAATTGTGAAGGAGCAGATGTAAATGACAAAAAAAGTATACTTAAACCACGATGGTGGCGTAGATGATTTAATTTCCTTATTTCTATTATTGAAAATGGAAGATATAGAATTGATTGGAGTAGGTGTAATCCCGGCAGATTGTTATTTAGAGCCTGCTGTATCAGCAAGTAGGAAAATTATCGATCGTTTTGGAAAAGGCAAGGAGATTGAAGTAGCGGCATCAACATCACGCGGGAAGAATCCATTTCCTAAGGATTGGCGTATGCATGCATTTCTAGTAGATGCTTTACCTAT of Oceanobacillus zhaokaii contains these proteins:
- a CDS encoding LLM class flavin-dependent oxidoreductase, with product MPQDRKIKLAAYLVGSGMHVSSWRHKTSNPKASIDIDELTKQAKIAEIGKFDIAFVADSLAINHESHPQILNRFDPIVLITALAAATTKIGLGATASTTYSEPYTLARQFSSVDHISNGRAAWNVVTTADATGQTALNFSREKHWEHDHRYERAEEFVDVVQGLWDSWEDNAFVYNKETGQFFNPEKVHELHYKGEYFSVKGPLNIARSIQGQPVIIQAGASIPGQRLAARTAEVVFTHWDNIEQSKQFYKKLKSQLKDFDRSEDELHIFHGISPIIGETEEIALKKYEALQNLIDPYESLKFVSGYMGNVDFSKYTLNTPAKEVDFPEVNSIQSQFNEMKKIIDEEDLKVGDLYTRFFGAAKRDAFIGTPTQVANEIESWFTEKAADGFMIQFPLLPSGLQDFVNLVVPILQERGLYRLDYEGETLRDHLGLKKPRNRFVTEESYKSKA